CAATTTCCAGCCTAGTTCCTTACGTTCTTCGAAAAAGATCGATTCTCGGGTTAACATTAGTGAGTGGAATCTACTGTGTTGCTTGTGTTTTGGTGAAACAAAAGTGCTTGCACGGGAGCTAACGTGATATTGATCTATCTATGCATTGGAGTTGTTTCCGACGTGTGCGAGGAGCTCGGCAATGTCGACGGTGCGGCAGGCGGGAATTCTAGGCGGGGGGCACGGCCCGGTGCTAGTACCTGCCGGCAAGAAAACAGGGTTGATCTCATATGGGGTGTTTGGGGTGACAGTTGGGTCGTGTGTTGTTTGGCTGCCGGAAGGCGGAAACCAAGGGGCGCACGCTGTGCGATAGTTGAATTCTATACAAAAGTAAAACGTTATTAGTGATAATATTAAGGTATTATTATAATTTGCATTTGTGTAAATTCTCTCTTTCGTATTTAATAGATAATGATGTGTGATGTTTTACATATAATATCAATTTGGTGAAAtcaaatgtataaataaatatatagttgATTCCTCTCGTATGTcacaaataatattattaacaaTATAAAAAATGGTCAGTATTATTTGCCTCTTCACTTTTTGTATCAAAGAAATTCTCAAAATTCTGTAGCACTTTATTTATTATCGAGAGAAATAATTTAGGAatttaaaaaaaggaaaaaaaaaattaatttgagaTCTTACAAAATTCCCCTCCGCTTTGCCACTACACTTCTACCCAATAGGGATGTTATTCTTGATTTTTGAGCCTTTTGTCCCTTTGTCCAGTCTTGTGCATATCTGATATTTTCCACACGAATAGTGTCTGGATGTTCAGTTCGCTTTGCTCTGTGAAAGAGATGGAATGCAATTTATATGCAAATCCAAAGATTTAAAGTAGTCCACTTGAGTTTGCCCTGGTCTATTGTTGTACACACACGATAAATATCTTCACTTTATGCTCTGAAAGAACCTGCGTGTATATAATACACACTCACGCTTGATCATCTCCTCATATGCGTTTACACTCAATTTGGTCTCGTTTTTTCGGTGCATATGTCTGTGATTCATTCTCAAAGCCACCAAAGTATAAATCTAAGAGAATACAGGAATGTGAAGGCTACAACACTCAGAAATGAAAATTTCAAACAGATCCTGACTCTTATACTTCGGTTCTAAACCTAACATTTTTTAACATCTAAATACAAAGAAGGTTATTTGAACTAAACGTTTATCAGAAAACTACACAAACAAGGGAAACAAGTAAACGAAGCCAATCAAGTCGCATGTTGTTAACTGCAGAGTGATCAAACTTTAATTGAGAGAAGTGAATTAATATGGCTGCTGGTACAATGTCTCAAGCCAGACTCCAGTGTCAAACCTGTAAATTGCTCCACAGCTTTGGTGTAAGCTACAGCAGTTctcattcaaatattttttctcgGCATCTCACCAAGACATTCAACCGGTGAAGTCAACTGACAACCACCAGAATCTGGAGTTAGAGGCTCGTTATGAGAGAATGATTCATCACGAGAAAGGATCTTGGATGTATCGTGTTCTTTGGCAGGCTTGTCTGGGAATGGTGACTCACATGTCAGACCAGGAGTAGTTGGGTCGGTTTTAGAATCTGATTCGGGGTAATTGTCCGCAGAGCCAGGTACTTCCAATATAACACCACTGATGCGCTGTTGCTCTTCAATTATCTTCTTTAAGTACTTTCCTTGGGCTTCTATCCGCAGCTGCAGCTGTCGTTGCACCTGTGAAATTATTAGTTAATGTAAAGTGAGGATATGATTTTAACAACAATATGATGCAAGAAATCTAATTTTAATATCATGACAGTTAACCTTAACGGGAAACAAAATACACAAAGTTGTGTAGGAGAATGTCGTCTTAATCCTTTCTGAGGGTGAAAAAgtaaatgttgaaaataagcaAGATATCTCATTTCATTTCAGGAATCTGGAAAGCACACTAGCCACTCGGACAAAATTGGTGACATGATTGAGTCGCAAATGACATATTTGAATAACTGAATACCGATAATAACCTTTTCGGAATGAGTAATTGTTAAATGTCAGAATGAATTGATTTATGCATCTTCTGAGCATAAATTTCTCAAGGTTTACTGAGTTTCTGTGTTGTTCAATACCAATGCAATTCCAGGAGTTAAAACAGAATACTCGTAATTTTATGCTGTATAGAAGGACAAAAAATGCATCACACTTGAGCAAGATCAGTTATACAACGGATCTCCCACATAGTTCAGCCCTGTAATACCTCTAATTGCTCCTGAAGCCGCTTTTGAACCTCCATCTGCAGCTTGAGTGCTTCAGTTATTTGCATCCCACTAGAAAAAAGTAAAACATATTCTAGCTGGTATCAAATGGATCATTTAGTAAGATGATACCATATTCCTTATTGGAAGAGAGAATCAGAAACAATACATTACACATGAACCAGCAGAACAGAAAAAGGGATGTTACTCAAATAATTGCTCACTGATTTGGCCCAAGAAGTTGTAGGAAGTCATGCACATCCATAAAATGATCCAGAGtaaaatttgaaacaaaatGAGGGAGATGATTCAACTTACGATGAACTATCCAAGCTGGATAGCACGTCCCCTTCTTTCTTTTCATGTTGTTTCCCTTAAAACATAAATAATGAATATATATGAATGGGTGAGCTGATTGGAAAGGAGATTTTACAGTAAAACCACCTTATAATTCAGTACATGATAACTGACCAGATAAAAAAACAATACAAGATGACAACATACCATCGGATGAAGAATCTGGAAGATATTTGGCAAGCCGATATTTCTGTTTGCAACAGCGAAATTAGCGGAAGATGCCTAGCAGCAGTGAACACAGATAACACACTGAAGCGAATTTCACAAAATGTATACCTGTAAGTGGCTTTTTACATGGTAAATTGTCAGACCTTGAACTCCCATAACTCTAAGAACACCTTTTGGAGTAGCACCTGAATCGTCAAGGAAATTAAAAGTACAAGGGACTTTTACATTAATGACAAAGTGAATGATGATTGCAGCACATGTTACTTTAAAAGGCACAAAAATAAAGCAATACTTGGatacaaatctttatctattCAAAATTTTGCCCAACACTTGGCAAGAGTGTGAGGAAAACTGGGAAACCTAGCAAAAGTAATTTCTTCAAACAACACGTTGAGGGGAATATTGACATGATCATCTAAATAGATTGAGAACAACCAAAACCTAGTGATGGATTTCTGCTTGCACATTAGATCCAAAATAAGTTCCTGCCACTTTTCATTTAAGCAATGACTAACACCATTCTTCCATCTTTCGATTTTAACCAAGATGCACTATATCTCTCCTGATGGACcgtgacataaaaactgaagaAGAACACATTCTCTTAACAAAAAACACAGCTCTCTTGGGCATACATAAACATTTCATTTGCATTCGTGTTAGAAGATTGAAGATGAAAATAAGCGTTTGTGTTAGAAGATCGAAGATGAAAATAACTCACGGTCTGGACCACCAAGTTGGGCTACAGCATCAACAAATCGATCATGAAGCTCATGTGTCCAACGAAGCCGCTGCTTAGACGCAAGACTTGCTTTGTTGCCTCCGCTAACACAATCCATTGCTCTGGAATCACAGTCTAATGATTGGCTTTGGACAATTGGAATATTGTGAACTAAGCTTGAGCTAGGAACACCTTTGTGTTGAAGCATATTTCATCGATCTATGGCAGGCAGCAAATATCACAAACATCAATACTATCAGGCCCAACATTGCTAGAATAAAGAAACATGTTCATGATCCTTAATGATGTGATAAAATATTAAGCAACATAAGAACGAGCAGTGTAAGAGCACGAATAAGACTCATTTGGTtatcaactttaagcatttttCAAATCCATAAACTTCTTCCTTATTAGGGAAAATTGACGATGGAGGACACAGGACCGATAAACATTGTGCTAATCCACTTACTTCATTTCTTTCATGTGACAGATGACCTAGTGTGGGCGCAGGGGAGGGCATCAAGCGTAAAAATGGGCACTAGATTTCCGCAATAACATACCATGAATAGTTTGCTTATGATATCCTTCTAatccatttatttaaattttcttcTGCACAAGGGTGGACCAATAGTGGGGGACATAGGACAGGGCAGCAATGTGCACTAGATTTCCCTCGAGTCATAAATGAAGAAAGCTGGTTATCATTCAATATGTATAGCCAATTAAATAAACTTGTATTCTTGTAGTATTATTTCTCTACAGTTGTAAATACTATGTTTGACTTTAACTTGATAAGAAGTTATAGATCTCACACTGCGATCATTGTCATGATGAAAAGGCAACTACTTATGCATTTATGAAGCAATGGCATACAATTAAATCTTCACAATCACAAAAACAATGATGGACCTCGAAAGAATCTAAGTGAAACCTAGGTGAAGTGAAAATTTCCAACAGGTTTATCGAACCTATACAGCACAAAGAAACCACTATATGAGGAAGAACAACTTGGGGGAAATTGCTCATCTGGTTCTAAACAGAAATAAATCCAACATCAAAAATAGTGCGTGTGAACATCATTTGAATTATTTCACGCCATAATAATGTGGCGCTCCTGCATAATATCAAATTAACAAGAAAACCCAAAGTCCATGGAATGCAACGGTGAGCAAGTTCCGCTACATGTAAAagggaaaaaaacaaaaacaaaaacaaaattaagcgtCTTTATGAGAATTAGCCTCATATACAGCCTGATGTCTCCCATTTCAGATCTCGAGGCGATCAGAAGCTCCAACATGAAATGCCTAACTGAAATAGTTGACCAaactccaaaaccaagaaaacaTAGAGTTCATGAAAGCGATGGGTGAATGCAAATTCAAACGATAGGACGAATAACAAAAACAATATGCGAAATGTAAAGAAAACTTCCATACCCAGATCTCCTGATCCTCGGAACTTCGAAACGCTTTAAGGGACAACAGATTCGAGTTACACAACTGAATTCACAGCAATTTGCAACCCAGATTCCTTCAGAAACACATCAAAGAAGAACGGTAACAGAACTAAACTTAATTATAGGCTAATTCAACCTTATTTGGAGGGTATATAATATATCCAAACAATTGTAGTGAGCTAGAAGCAGAGTGATTCAAGTCTTCGAAATTTGGGATTAAAAGtttgtttcaaaatttatatgacTAAGTTGTGGTGACCGAATCTTTTACCTACTATACCACAGTATTATATAACGATGATGATGtttcaaattatttataaattgaaTCAACGGTTAAGATTGCACTTGAGTTATGATGAATTTACTGTATCACCCTCGCGACATGGCATAGTTGTTCTTGCAAAGGTAAAAAAGGGCTAAAACACAAACTGTCAAAAcgaacatttatttatttacactATAGTTATATCAATCACGGTGAATTTGAAATCCCTAAAATATTGGGATCATTTGAAATCTATTGTGATTGTATAAACTATAATTTAAAAGAGTAGAAGGTGAATTTGAGCTTCTTTAATTTAACTTAttcaacaataaaaataaacttACTCCGTACAAATGCAGTCTAAATAAATTGTACAAGTTTATCCTTATCACCTTTTTGATCATCTATTACTTTtcatatcaaataaaattattaatgtaTAGGATCAAGTCTTATGTATAGcttaggcatagtttggtatACATGATAAGATaaatatgtgatatataatataagaataagttaatgataaataagatgtaggatattatatttaatgtttggtatgattttaataagagtgattaaatttatatattatattgtaatgacaaaattaaccttatcataataaattttataatttcaaatttgttgcttgagttcatatatATGTTCATGCGCCGACAGTGTTTGCATGATTTActttttttacctaattttatatattatataatatgataattgaacccttaattttgtgagtcaagtcaaatataaatttttaaggttaatcgagtgatattaataattttattgagatttatacaaatcatttatataattatctcgagttcatttatataattatcatattatataatatataaaaatatttatttgattttaatttctacctacaaGTGAAACGAGAAAATAATagggtttatgatttttatatattgagggcaattaagtcatttgtggtgtttttattattagattaaaattatcacatctcATAAAAGGGATATTTTATccctatataaaattatttatcatatcATGGGTTTTCTAAAAAGATATCAAACGTGGGATAAGgatgattatttatcaatctcttTTTATCTCATGTACCAAACTATACTTAAATATGCAACGAAATGAGTCAGTCCTACGAGGCATATTTGTGACTTCCAGTGTTTACTGGCAAAAATAAACAAATGATATTCGATGGTATCAAAGAAAAAGTGTGGCTAAAATTACAGTTGTGTAAGAGTGAGATGTTTTCGGCAGGAGGACGACACCATGAGTATATTTTTATTACCAATGGCCTTTTATCACCGGTTAAGGTCCATGATTGTAAACTTTTGTTGATGAGCTACTAGGGATGAAAAAAGTATTCATTGGAGTAGGTGGAGTATTTTGTGCCGGCCAAAGGCTCAAGGTGGAATGAGGTTTTGTGATTTTATCTCATTCGATCAATCTTTAATAGAAAATAAGCATGACGATTACTCACTGATCCCATTTCGTTGGCAAACCAAATTTataaacataaattttctcTTTGAGTAATTTTCTACGAGCAAAAGGTTGTAACAACTCATGCAATGTCTATATAGAGGGGTTTGCTATGTGGAAGAGATTTATTAGCTTAAGGAATACATTGGAGAATTGGGAGCGATACGAGGgtttaattatgatatgtgatcTATTGCATAAATATGGTACGTGAATGGGATTGGAGAAAagtgaataatattttatgggaAGTAGATCGTGTGGAGGTGAACCATATTCAAGCGGGCCGGGATCGGTCATGGGTAAGAAAATTGATTCGATCGGCGCGTACATAATTGTACGTACACTCAGGAAATCATCTTGCAATGCATATGAATGAATCAGATAGCAATGAATCGACTTGTCAGTTCACTACATGACTTCGAAACTCATGGAATTTAAGGCtcccaaataaaataaaaatccatgccGATGTGTATCAGTCTCACCAATAAAAGAGAGACGACAGTCGATGTGAAATTCTGAAGATGTAACTCTTATCTTGAAGATATCAACAGACACTTTCTGTATTGTTGCTTTGCTCGGAAAGTTTGGAGAATGTCAGAATTATGGCCACGATTTATTGGCTTTGAAATATGAGGGTTTGGGGACTTATTTCACTAGATAACTGATAGTGGTCATGGAAATGATCTTGAAACTTTTTATGTTGATTTGTTGGAGTTAATGGGTTGAACGAAATCAAATGGGTTTTTCAGATAAATTTTAAAGATTGGGATGATACTTTCCCAGAGCTCGAAGAACGTACTGAGGAACACTATCACATCTTATTGCCAACACTTGTATAATATAGGCTACAGCCCAGTGCACAACCCTATTGGCAATCACCACCTACTCGAGTCTTTAAAGTGAATGTTGACGCAACAATGATTAAATCATCGAGCCACTTTGGGTGGGGGATTGTGTGACGCGACACCGGTGACCATATGATATTTTCGGAGGGATGAATTATATATTCAAGGAGTTCAATCTTCTCATACTATGAAATTAATTGATTGCAATTAAGGAAGGGTTTAAGAGGGCCATCAACTCGGGGTGGTCCGAATTAATAATAGAGACAAGCTCCGTTCTGCAGGCTATGCTTTAGGGTGTATACAATTTATATCCAAAATTGAACAAAGATGCAAAGCAAGTGACAAATAAACTGTCTCGACATAGTTTACATAATTGTAGACATTTTTTTACATGCAATTTCGTTGTTTATCGCCAACTTCGTATATCAAGTTTTGTAattcttaaaaaaatgattatatGTAATTAAACGTATCTTGCCGATGCTTAGCGTATATTAAATACACAAAACAATTTGTGATACGGTCTCGCGAGTCatttttgtgaaacagatctattatttgggtattcataaaaaattattaatttttatgtcaaaatattacTTCTTAttacaaataattatttcaatttatttatttatttaatatatcttGTGTGATCCATCTAGCTGAGTTATCTCTCTTATGTAACATTAtccttaatttatatttatttcgtCTCACATATTATCTCATATATGTCTATTATAAAACGttcgtgaaatattattttattagagACATGATTAATTTTATAAGATTTGAGACGGTCCGTAAAATGAGTTTATCTCGTCCATACTTACATTctcaaatataaaaaataatattttttcacgtGTCAAATCGAATAAtaaatatgtctcacaaaattaataaatgaaacgcttttatatgatttttttttttttgaaatcataTGATTTTTTTAGAAATCGTAAATAGTCCACTATTACATCTTAAATAtccttatattaaataaatattatatgtttatgaagaagtatttataattaaaaattattaattaaaagagCTTCATGGGACTGGTGTTCGTGGACCAATAGTATGTCCCGTTGAAGTTCAACCAGTCGATTATTACCACTACAGTTTTGGACAGTTGTCATATTTTTCCCTAATACAATTAAAGCTTCGACCGGTCAGCTGGCTGCCCGCTGCCCGACTGGGGCCAAAATGGATAGAAGATGACAAATGATTGGACGTTGACTGGCCTCAGAATCTTCTGCAGTATATTCCCGCAGGTGCCCGTGTGAGCATGAGACAGGTTTATTTTGGACCTTGTGGAACACCACTTTGTTTTTATTAATCTTTGTTGCAATGGTCACATTGTGGAAATCAAACAATGTA
The Primulina tabacum isolate GXHZ01 chromosome 9, ASM2559414v2, whole genome shotgun sequence DNA segment above includes these coding regions:
- the LOC142555832 gene encoding myb family transcription factor PHL7-like isoform X1; translated protein: MLQHKGVPSSSLVHNIPIVQSQSLDCDSRAMDCVSGGNKASLASKQRLRWTHELHDRFVDAVAQLGGPDRATPKGVLRVMGVQGLTIYHVKSHLQKYRLAKYLPDSSSDGKQHEKKEGDVLSSLDSSSGMQITEALKLQMEVQKRLQEQLEVQRQLQLRIEAQGKYLKKIIEEQQRISGVILEVPGSADNYPESDSKTDPTTPGLTCESPFPDKPAKEHDTSKILSRDESFSHNEPLTPDSGGCQLTSPVECLGEMPRKNI
- the LOC142555832 gene encoding myb family transcription factor PHL7-like isoform X2, which encodes MDCVSGGNKASLASKQRLRWTHELHDRFVDAVAQLGGPDRATPKGVLRVMGVQGLTIYHVKSHLQKYRLAKYLPDSSSDGKQHEKKEGDVLSSLDSSSGMQITEALKLQMEVQKRLQEQLEVQRQLQLRIEAQGKYLKKIIEEQQRISGVILEVPGSADNYPESDSKTDPTTPGLTCESPFPDKPAKEHDTSKILSRDESFSHNEPLTPDSGGCQLTSPVECLGEMPRKNI